The Gossypium arboreum isolate Shixiya-1 chromosome 2, ASM2569848v2, whole genome shotgun sequence region gttaaactagttgatttattgattaagctcaagaagttaaaggaggagaatcaagcaagggaaagacgaaggtcatcgagtagccgacttggaactattttacccaacacaaagtaagtcactaagcgcatattttgtattgatttaaatagacatgatgtctatgtaactatgccgaaaggaatgataaatctatatacatgtatgtatgtggtgatgaaagtatcgaatgaagagaaaagaggtgagatgtattgagttgttgatttcggcactaagtgtgccggtataaacatttatgatcatgaaattggcactaagtgtgcgggtttaaaatttgtacagcactaagtgtgcgagtttgattatatagcactaagtgtgcgagttgattatataccactaagtgtgcggactcactatatgttttgaaatcactattgacactgagtgtgtgacattattgagttgatcacggacagcggatcgggtaagtaccttgcgctcatggctaataggcgctgtgtttatatttggagttgagttcggtaagttttgaacctatgtgacaattttaattgaagtcacgtacataagacttatcgtggaataagtgagaggtcatttagttgtatgattgtaacgagaacaaaatgatgtataaaaatgcctctaatatcctattgattagtatatggaatgtgaatgtgtaacttggtatgagattgaaccgaaaggtctaaggaactatggtatagttctgtttggatggagtaattaacctcgttccattttgtttcctcttgtaataatgttattaatggatgatagtgcattgcttatgacttactgagttatatactcattcggtgtttgcttgtcacttattttaggttccttggactcgactttttgtgcATTCGggatcgtcatcgaagtcatcacaccggctagcaacttttggtatcttcttttagtcggtctaggagaacatttcggcatgtataggctaatatgttttgttgaaatttggtatgtaaacttttagccatgcgaaaatggcataaatgttcggttggatttggttctctaatgttaagtcgcaagtcttggtaattcgatttttatgccatatgtcatggttgattattttggtgttaaaattcatgatatggcaatagtgtagtagggagatgtttgacaatgattagcctttggtatggctagtcatgatcataatttgtgacatgtatgatgaattactagttagatcaaggggaaatcacgaaataggcatagttgctttagtaacagatgctggcagtagcagtgatgtgagattgaaaaatcactaaaaataggggaaatggaattaaataatgaataaattatggaatcgaagctctatgagtttattttcatatagaagaaacgaagcaaccatatgagccgtatgttaagagatatttaagttttcgtgagacagggccagtaTGGTTACTGGAGTCCCTATCCTGAGTTTAGGAATTCATCATGAATtgtccagagataattagaagccatgccatatatgtacagattccttttcgagtctagtttctgtagaaacaaacggcattagtattggagccctgtacagggagatatccaagtcgtaatgatcaaaggtcagtgtagtcgatccctgtaacatgggggactttaactaataaactgtactaattggcctgaccaaaaattctagaaaaaaaatttgtagatgcatatatgagtctagtttcagggaaaatttacggaactggatttcgagtttcagaactcaagatatgatttttaatgcgactcatatgcagattggcagcctgtctgggaaatttctaataaatggcttgaagtctgttaacacctcgtgttcgactccggcgacggtctcgggtttggggtgttacacctgtaggttcgaatcgaaaaataaatctaaataattcaACACAGGTGAGGGACAAGGGCatgtccctaagcacacgggtgtgtgctttgcctccacacaggcgtgtgaggcataacctagtaatttttttaaaattttctataattctcggtttagtcccggatcgcttttaatgtatgttgtggaccttgtaggtccataatctGGACACTATGATGTCGTTTAGTcgattttaaattagaatgaaattttatatccTGTATTTTTCGAAAGTGTCCAAGTATATGTCTGGTAAGCCCTCGTACTTTTTAccgatctcgggtacgggtaaggggtgttacaaggacaCGGCCTATGGccacaggcatgtgtcttggccgtgtgcgcCTTATTGGatgttgacgtcagaaacaaaatgtcaaggtttttggacataggctaggacacgggcgtctcatggctgtgtgagggacacaggccattgacacgggcgtgtgccaggccgtgtgaaaacccctgtaggttcgaatttagaatttaattcacacgagcatgggacacgagcgtgtcccttgatgcttaggccgtgtgtgtcacactgGCCATTAACATAGCCATGTcttaatgaccacacgggcgtgccgcctatccacacaggcatgtgctctgtttcaaggtttttttttttaaagttggtTAAGGACCTGAGCCGGTCCCGAATGGTTTCTAATGgacgtttgaggcctcgtaggcaaATGTTAAGGAGTTtatataaagttttaaaatttatcaagtctTGATGATTCGAAAAAGTTGGAATGAACGTGTTTAagtgtggtaacgcctcgtatcctgtcccggcgtaggactcgggtgtggggtgttacagataactaaatgggaacaaattaaccaataagtaaggagaaaacatatgttctttctagtactatCAATTAACCACAATTTAATTGATGACATTGTCCCTATATAATTTCTAATGAGTATAATGCCATCGACATATAGAACAAGAAAGACCACCTTTCCGTccccaatatatatataatttacatagtaaatatattataaaaattcataatttttttgaattatatattttctaatttttagttcaattttataatttcatattttctataaaaatacttttatataatttttaaaattttaatttgaatattaggttttattaaattctatataTTTGTGTTCTTATAATTATATATAGTATAAAAgttaattttagaaattaaaaataaattttatatattttaaaatttattctaccttttatattttagaatttttgaataGTTTTTAAATTGATgtatatatttcaatttttatactTATATTCCCTTTTATTAATTTTTGGTATTATTTTATCTACACTATTAATAACATtcttgattgagttggtgtcacgagtTAATTAGACACCAACTTaattagaaaaattacaaaataacttTCTATttataagaaataataaaaatatgcatacatgtcaattacattgaaaaattttaaattcaccactcaactaaattttattttaatttatttatatgcacAATTTATCATctcaattaataatatatattaatatttttattttaatatcacatatattattattaattgattttaaagcatatatttcattattcatacttaataaattataatataataataaaatttaataacaacgCATACTAACACGACTTAAATCTATGCCACACCTGAAATTCTAGTCAACTCACGAGATTCTATATACATTATTTTTAAACGTTGATAGttcatataatataatttttagaatATATAATGACATCACTTTTTTCCTCGGTTCACGTAATCATTCAACATGATTAACTATTTGTTAAATGTCAACTTTCAGAGGTATCGACTTTTCAAAAATCTTTATATTAAGTCAAAAACCAAAAGTCATAAATCCAACGAAGGTCAACTACAAGACAGAAAGTTGAAGACGAGAAAGCGTACCGAAGGCGCTGGCTCACTACtatttttggttaaattttgttattaatccttatattttatgaattttgtatatttagtccttctactttgatttgttcaattttagtccttatattttttaaattggtTATTTTAGTccctttctttttaaatttttagttttaacCCAATTTGTAGCAATTAAATATGTAAGATTAAATTTAATTACTAATCTTGTACTAAGCATACAATTAtagatttagtccattttctccAATTGGACATTTAAAGTctctatatttttgaattttgaaattctaGTCTTGTGAAAATAACATTCGTTAATCCATTAACTAGATTTTAATGAGTAATAtgtaaaattaaaagttaaaatgacaatacacatatgataatatatttgaAGCATCATATTTTAGAAATAGTAGAACTTTACATAATGAATTTAACAGTTACTGTTTGGtgaggactaaaattttaaattttaaaagtacaggaccaaaaataaccaaataaaagtataaggattaaatctataaatatttaaaaatacagGGACTAATAGCAGAAAttaactgtttttttttttgttcaaatagAACAGGCAGACAAAAGAACGGCAGTTATAAATTTTAGCGGGAATAATAGTTTAACGGTTACAATAAGCAATTGCAATTTGGTCGCCCTCATGTCAACAAATAATAAATGGCCACGTATTACTATCCTCTCTTCTCTGCTTGTGTAATTATTAATGAAAACAAAAGGAGGAAAAGCATGGAAGTGGAATGGGATTCTCTAAAATTGGCAATCCAACCACAAACAATGAAAATTATTCTCTCATCACTTTCAACCTCCCTCCCCAATTTTATTCACCGGtaaatctttttctttttccctgcACAAAAACCGCACTGTTCGTCGATTGATTGCTTTTCAGGAttttcctctctctctctctcttttcaaatttagtttaaaaaaaatatgaaacgAATGCCTAAACAGGAAACTTGGATTGGTAACCTTCCAATTCCCACCTTATCTTGATTTTTTATATTTGTAAACTTTTCCTTTTGTTGCAAAATTAGATTCTTTACTtcgtgaattttttttttttaagtaagaTTCTTTACTTCGTCTTGGACGGCTTGACTTGTTTGTGATGATTTTGTATTTTGGCTTTCATACTTGTTTGGATTAATAATGGTTTTCTCTTCTTTCTTGCCCTTTCATTACCTTTGAAATTGTGAGGTCGTTCATTGTTGCAATTATTATGGAATTCGGCGAaggtccttttttttttttaataattacttAATCTTTTGAAAGTTTGAACAAAGAACTTGATAGGATTTTAGCTAAAAATTGAAGAGTTGTCTTCTTCATTTCCATTAATTTCTTGATAATGTTATGCGAATTGTTTGGGCAGTAAATTTATTTATGATCGACTGAAATACATGCTTGTGTCTAATTCCATATGCACCAAACCCATTTTATGTTCGAACTTATTCATAATTGGAAAACTATATGCTTTTGGCATAATGCATGTTTTTGAGATTTTAGCTTCTTGTTGAATGCAGGCATTCCTGGTGATGGGAGATGTTTGTTCCGGTCAGTAATTCATGGTGCTTGGCTGAGGTCAGGGAAGCAGTCTCCAAGTGAGAGCTGTCAGAAAGATCTTGCTGATGAACTCAGAGATAAAGTACATTTCTTTTCTATTTTACTCTTTTATATGAAGCATCAATTGGtttttagttgtacttgctactGATGGGTTTTccggaatttaatttttttttatgcaATCCCTTTTCATTTTTGTGTTAGCTGCAGATGTCTTTGTTGCTTTAACTTCATATTGGCATATACATTCAGCCCTAGGGAATTTTGTTTCTATGCAATCCATTTTCATGTCTTTCTGCTTTAACTTTGTATTGGCCCTCAATCAACCACGTGCAGCTTCCTTTTCTACTACTTCGAACATTTTTCTCCTTACAATAAAAGATTACATGTCTTGACAGGTTGTTGATGAATTCATCAAGAGGCGGGCAGACACTGAATGGTAAGCTTTTCTTCTTTGGGAAGATCTATTAAGTTGTTGAAGAGGACTGCATATCTTTTACTTGGTTGTTACTAAAGCTTGAACTATTGGTTCTGCTAGTAAGTAGGACAATTAGGGGTATCTCCTGAGATAAGCTGAAAAAATTTTTTGATTAGCATCTCCCTATCAAATTTCAATTCATTGACACTACAAGAAAGTAAGTCTTGACACCTTTTTGCAGGTTCCTTGAGGGTGATTTTGACAACTATGTTGTGCAGATGCGGCAGCCTCATATTTGGGGAGGAGAACCTGAGCTGCTAATGTGCTCACATGTCCTACAgtgagttttcttttcttttctgttaGCTTTCGACATCAAACTTATTTTTCAGGATATGCTTATCAGCTAATATTTATGCCCCATGCAATTATgaattatatatacatgtatatatatatgtacgtcTGTCTGTGGTTGAAGTGAAAGGTACATTTAGTTCCAGATAACTACTTGCtggtccaaaaaaaaaaaaaaacgaagatTACTACTTGGTCTATGATTTCTTTCATCAAACTTGCCCTATAAATCAAATAGAATAATtctaacacacacacacacacacatacaaaaaaaaaaaaaaaaaaaaattcaaatagaaGAATGTATTATATTCAgaaattagattttgatttagGAATTGATCAATAGTTTGCTTAGCTTTCTTTAGTCCTCAACTGCAAATAAACTTAACCTTTGAATACTTCATTGATTATTAATCATACAAACAATTTTCCAGATAGGCTTCGCCACCTCTGAGTTATTACGAGCAACAATCACTTTTAAATAAGATGAAAATTTGTTAACTGAAACCGAATCACATTAGCCCTGTGATTCATTGTTTTTGTTTCTATGAGATGCTAAGATGGATAGGAATATAACTAAATTTATTGTTATCaatatatcaaaattttctaatctCTTAACATGATATATATTTCATCCACAGGACCCCAATAACAGTTTACATGAGGGATAAGAATGCGGGTACCCTCAAAATTATATCCGAGTATGGTCAAGAGTATGGTAAGGAAAACCCCATCAAAGTTCTGTATCATGGTTACGGACACTATGATGTATTGATGAGTCCAGAAAACAGTGCCTCTTCTAAACCGTAAGATGTCTTGCTTCACTTGTTTTATGTTCATTGCAAGTGACATGACATGTTACTGACAACATCATTACTGATTTTTTACCCTTCatgtaatacctatcttaatcgAGGGTATTTTTCTGAGACGGCTTGAAAAAGGTCACATGCTCTTTCTTTTTTTCATGGTTAAAAGAAAAAGGTCATATACTCTGATGATATGCCGTCTTCCTTTGTAGAACTAAATTGCCCTCCTTTTGTCCTATAATGTTGACTTGTATGCTACAGTTAGAAAAGTTCATTTTATGTCTGCAATTAGCCAATAATAAATTAACAATAGCAATTGCTCCTAACAGATTACTCGAACACTGATAGTAGTGGTGTTGGTGGTTTTTAGCAGGTGGAAGAAAAGATGACTTGGGGATAATTGCACCCTAAAACAAGTGATGCTAGGAATTCTGTACTGTAATGCCGTTGTGAATGTAATGATACGAACTGTACCAAGTTCTTGGGAGTAAAATTCTCATTTATGGATTCTAAATAATCTTATGTGAAATGGCCTGATTTAGATCAAAGGTCCATGACCTTGCAAAGAACAAATATATTCTTCTTTATATGGCACTCTTTTCATTAAGACAATAAAGCCAAGTCATTAATATATAATCCCTAAGTTAACTCGTTAGTATATAGAATCCATGAGGTGGCATCCAATGCTCTCTCTAGACTATGGCCTTTTGTTTTTTTGTACAAAAAGAATGTGGTACAACAAAGGAAACTCAACTAGAAgacattagaatatgaaataaggtaaaattttgattttgatcaGAGTATTTATCCAAAAACAAAAGGAACACACTCTTtgctcataaaaaaaaaaattgaattataatttgTTGGTTCATGTAACAACAATAGATCTGAATTTTAAATTCCCACATTCACATtcactttctttttccttttcctcaATTTACAGTCTTGCATCtgataaatatgaattttgaATTCCAGCATTTTCTTCCTAGGGTGGAACATAGGAGCAAGAGAGGCCTTGCcccttaaaattttgaaaatttaccattaagccctttaacttttttttttttgaaaatcttatGTCTActttctaaattttttaaaaattctcatgaatttttcactcttttttttaaaaattaattggacccctagtttttcttttttttgaaaaatcattaaaccttaaaatttttgaaaacttttaatTAAACCCCAAAACTTTCAGGTTCCGCCACTGAATCTTTATATCCTCAAATTGCAGTTTCTTTGTTTTGAAAAAGAGCAAAGAATAAAGAGGGTAATGGGAGAAATCAAGGAAAAGAACCCTTGACTATAACATCACATGATATAAAGCAGAATTTAAGAAATCTTTGAAATCCTCTTCCTTTTATTATCATAGCAACCGATGCAGTAGGCAATAGGGATTCGTAGAAACATATGTACGATGATATGAAGGAAAATACCAATTCTTGCTCAACTCCAACCAATCTCAACAACTTAACAAAACCAGCCTATGCTCACGTGCTTATATACAAAAAAAGACACGGTTGGATGAAAAATAAACATTGCTACTCACCATCCTTCCATATCTCTCGGATTAGCTCATATCTAACAACTTTCCGGCCCCCCTTTCCCGTTCTCATCCAATTGGTTTTGGGAGAACCGCGGGGGTTCTCAATCATGATCGAGGTCATGGGTGAATCCAATTCATCAAGCTCATCATCACTAGTGTATGATTTTCTAAGTACCAATGACTTACTCCTTTCCATGACTTGGCTTTGTATAATGTCGGTTAGGGAAGTTGCGGAAGGTGGCGAATAGACAATAGGCGTAGCCATACATGGAAAGTTTGTGATAGACTCTTCCCCACCCTCAGAAAGATCCTGAATAAgagaacagaaaaaaaaaaaaaagatcagtCTCGGAAAAAAAAACTCAGCAACACAACTTGCAACATTGTAGGGTAATTAATGAATGAAATGGACAGTTATATTTAAAGCAGAACTTTTATATTGTTTTATGACAAACCTTTTCCAATGCTTCAAAAACTGCCTGAGAAACTGGATTAGGGTTGAACTCATCAGGTACAAAATTGTTAAGAACCCTGATGATGAGTGAGACGCTGAACCTGGGGCATACCTTCAACAATAAAATTCAAAGGGAAGATGAGATTAACAGACAGGAATACTAGGTGACAGAGGAATGAGGTATAAAATATTGGCTTACTGAAATTAAAAGAAGGGTTAAATCACATTTTGGGGCCTGAACTTGGCAACTTTTTCCACATTGGGgcctgacttttttttttttgttcaagttAGGCCTTGAACTTGGCAATTATTCCCAGTTGGGGTTTAAACTTCTTTTTGGCCAAGTTAGGCCCTGAACTTGGCAATTATTCTCACATTGgggcttgaactttttttttttgtccaagttagtaAAATCCTAAAGTTTATGCCCCAATAAGGGAACAATTGCAAGTTTAGGTCCCAATGTGGGAACAATTGCCAAGTTAAGGGtctaacttggacaaaaaaagtTCAAACCCTAAAGTGGGAATAATTGCCTAGTCCAGGCTCCAATGTGGAAACAATTGTTAACTCCAAGACCTAacttaaacccaaaaaaaaaaaaactcaagccTCATTATGGGAAAAGtttccaagttcaagccttaaaTAACGATTTAACCCTTAAAAGAAACATTTCAGTAATTCCAGAACTATACCTCTTTTCTTGTGGACCTATCCGCAAGCATCTCAGATGGAAGCATCAAGAGATCACTCAATGCATTCAGGAGGCAAAAGGACTTGAAGGAACCCTCACATGCAGCATTTTTGCTGTCACCTACTTCGTTGCTATCTTCAGGACTCTCATTATCATCAATGCCAAATAGATCTGTTAGCCATCTTGACCAATTTCCAATCTGGTAACACAGGGCCAACAGAAATGGATCCTTTCAGTAAAACGCTAGAAATGTAATAAGCTTTTGTATTCTTCTGTCATTATTAAAACAATTTTCTGTGAAGCAGTATTAAATACTAATCACAATTTTTTATTATCTGTTGACATAACATTTGGAGCAAGAAATCACAAGGTGCAAGCATTTAGCTTCTTTAAAGGAGTAAACTTCTGTGGCTGTGAAACATATCAATAGGCCAAATTTGCAGGTATTGGTAGATTCAACTGTGTCCAGCATATCAGTTTTAGACCTAAGTTCCATAAATGCATATTTTTGAAGCACATATACAAGTTCCCCGTAAATATATGGAAACAAGATCAGATGTTGCACATAAAGGACAGGGAACCCATTACTCACAGCATTTTTCAGTTGTACACCTGCCCCAAAGCTTGATTCGCTTGCAGGAATAGGAAGAACCTTTGAATCACTTATTGGATCAGAAACAGGGTCTGCTGGCATTTCTTCAGCTGATTCACGAAGAATAGCATTGAACATTGCAACATCTAATCTACCCACCAATTGCTCCATGACCTAATGATGAACAGACAACAATGTTTATCTCAAATTCGCATTTCAACAGCCTTCCAATTAGATAATAAAATCATAAGAAACAAGGACATGGCCTCATCTCTTTACAAAGAGACATTATGAACATGAATAAGCATAAGACCCAGGACCAAGTTTATTATGCATAGATGAAAACAAGCTATAGTATATCATAATACCAATTTAGCCAGCACAGCTAAGCAGCCACATTCGTGCCCACATGCTCGAATGGGACAAAGCCTCTCACAGGCATCTTTAAAAGCCTTCTTCCAAAGCTCAACTGAAAAACTCCCCTGCTCTAGATCACCTAATCCATATCTTCTGCTAGAGTTTTTCTTCGAGCATAAGCTCTTTGCAGCAGTAGACTGCATATATGGAGTCAAAGTCTGGCAAGTATATAGAGGGAAATAATGTCAGGTATAACTTCTGAAGACATTATGATGTGAGCTTAAAGAAAGGATTGACCTGCCACCACACAGACTCGACAATTCTGGAGAAGATCCAAGCTTCAAACTTTTGCAATGCAAGTAAAAATGTCCGAGGATCCACCCAGTCATCAGAACCTTCCGAAAATAGCTGCATTTCACCAATTGCATGGCTAACAGTTGCTCTCAATACAATTGAATTTGATAACCAGAAGGTTAACCtgtgaaaatggaaaagaaattgatcaaacaaatatcAGGTAAAAGGTACACACAAAGAGGGAAGCACTTGAAAAAATAAAACAGAAGTGGAATTGGGAAACAAGGGTGTGCATAGGtatgagaaaaaaataaatttatctgcAGTCTGAATGTCAGCTTAGGGCCACAGaagattaaatttaaatttgtacATGCAAACCGAATTGGCATCTTTAACAATTGTTAATGTGGCAGCTAAAATCTCCTAGATTCATTTTCTAAAAAGGAAAAAAGTTATGGAAAGTGTTAGTGCACACCTTGGAACATCATTTCCACATGCTTTAGAGACCAATACCAATCCTGAAATTGCAGCCCTTGCAGCACTTGCCCTCTTATCTTGGGTATTTGCTTTACAAGCATGAAGATAGAATCTAGAAAGTCGTCTAGCTGGAGCATGAACCTTGTTTGTAGAACTTCCATGCTCAGCAACAATGGAATAAAGACTAGCCTCAACAACAGCAGCTTCCCTTAGTTCTTCTTCGAGCATTTCAATTTTGGATTCCAACTCAACTTTGCTGTTGGAAAAGCTCTTTGTATTTTCTTTGCGTTTATTACATGTGTCACTTGTAGAACTATGATGAATCTTTTCAGGAATATCATTTTCCTTTGCCTTCTTTGCGAACTCAGTTTTCTTTAGCGGTCCATAACTGTTACCTGAGTCAACTTTGCGGTTAGAAAAGCTGTTTACAGTTTCTTCCCTTGCACCAAGTATATCACTTGTGGTACCATTAGAAGTCTTCTCAGGGATATAATTTTCCTTCGCCTTCTCCATAAACTGGATCTTTGATAGTCCATTACTCGTACCTTTGTCAACATGCAACTGAACAGGTGTCACACGCTTTTGCCTATCATTTGCAAGGAAGCCACCTTTCACTTCAGTTGTTGTCGAGCTGGATGCAAAAGTGTTACTCCTCAATGCAACTTGCTTTCTCATAGAATCTTGAGGTGGTCTAAAACCTAACCTGTCCTGAAGAGAATATTCCTCGGGGCCCAAAATCTGGTTATCCAGCTCATCTTCCCATGGTGACTTTTCAGCATTTCCCTTCCAGTGGCCAACACGTGAATTGCTACTTAAATGTCTGTTTACATGGCTTTGGTCATGCCTCCATGCTTTTCTAGCTCCCTCTCTTTTGCTATGGGAGTCTTTATCTTTTACATGATTCAAGTTCACATCTACTGGAACAGCTACACATGCCTCTGAGGAAGAAACTTTACCCATTGGATGACTTATAGGATTCTCAGGATTGGAGGACAAGTACATTGAAGATAAATGAGATGTATTCCCATTTACTTGTTTGAATGCTTCAACCGCCGGACTTACCCCTGAGTTTGCAGATGTTCCATCAGAAGGAAGACTGAGCCCAAGTCTTCCTATAGCACCATTTGGTGATTCCAATCCAATCTGTAGTCAATAGTGACTTGCTATTAAACATTCAGAAATACTAGCTTTTCTAGGATGACAGCTATGAGCCACCAAATTAACAAGAACTACTACAGTCCTCCTAGAATAGAAGCATGCTGGTAACTAAGGAACTGCAATCTGAGTGACTGCCCAAAACTCACATATTCGCTTATGTAGTGGTTAAAAGGGGATCATATTTCTCCCCTACAAATTTATCACCGAAATAATAATGTTGCTCAACTTATTGCTCCTAGCAATTTTCAAGCTGAGGTATGGCCTAATTGCCAGCCATATCTTACCTCAAAAATGGTCCCAAGTTTGCTCCCCCTTCCCTATATTAATTATACAATAAAAACTAAACTAAAGCACAAAAATCCTGATATTTCTTTAGCTTTTCAGAAAGATGCATGTGCATCAAATAATAACACCACCAAGAGCAGAATCTAGAATTGTGAAAGCATAAGTATTTCTTAGTTGCATGAAAATGTAAATTATGACAATGCTTCAAGAACCAAAGTCTGCCTAGTCAATTTCAGAAATCTTAAATCCGACCCAATTTCAAACCTCTGTTCAAAGACATTATAGAGACAATTCAATGTAACTAGAAATAAACAACGAAAGGAGAATAATGAATTTAAAAACCTTCTCATGTTGGCTATGTGACTCCCTAGAAGAATCAAAAACAGATGAAGAAACGGTCCGAGATGAATGTGAGGAaagatcatcatcatcatcatcatcatcagtaaaAGAGGCAATCTCAGTTTCCTCATC contains the following coding sequences:
- the LOC108467248 gene encoding uncharacterized protein LOC108467248, translated to MVLGLRTKNRKGNSYQVYYIVYVNEINPWTPLQSLPAAQSLLLQWENGDKSSGSLVSSFRNGKIEFGESFRLQVTLSLESSRKSTNRDGFQKNCLEFYLYEPRKDKVAKGQLLGSAVVNLADYGIIRETISISTPINLKKSSRNIEQPVLYLTIQPFNKGSSSSSSKGSLPKEVSLEKDGSESVSGSINEGNDEETEIASFTDDDDDDDDLSSHSSRTVSSSVFDSSRESHSQHEKIGLESPNGAIGRLGLSLPSDGTSANSGVSPAVEAFKQVNGNTSHLSSMYLSSNPENPISHPMGKVSSSEACVAVPVDVNLNHVKDKDSHSKREGARKAWRHDQSHVNRHLSSNSRVGHWKGNAEKSPWEDELDNQILGPEEYSLQDRLGFRPPQDSMRKQVALRSNTFASSSTTTEVKGGFLANDRQKRVTPVQLHVDKGTSNGLSKIQFMEKAKENYIPEKTSNGTTSDILGAREETVNSFSNRKVDSGNSYGPLKKTEFAKKAKENDIPEKIHHSSTSDTCNKRKENTKSFSNSKVELESKIEMLEEELREAAVVEASLYSIVAEHGSSTNKVHAPARRLSRFYLHACKANTQDKRASAARAAISGLVLVSKACGNDVPRLTFWLSNSIVLRATVSHAIGEMQLFSEGSDDWVDPRTFLLALQKFEAWIFSRIVESVWWQTLTPYMQSTAAKSLCSKKNSSRRYGLGDLEQGSFSVELWKKAFKDACERLCPIRACGHECGCLAVLAKLVMEQLVGRLDVAMFNAILRESAEEMPADPVSDPISDSKVLPIPASESSFGAGVQLKNAIGNWSRWLTDLFGIDDNESPEDSNEVGDSKNAACEGSFKSFCLLNALSDLLMLPSEMLADRSTRKEVCPRFSVSLIIRVLNNFVPDEFNPNPVSQAVFEALEKDLSEGGEESITNFPCMATPIVYSPPSATSLTDIIQSQVMERSKSLVLRKSYTSDDELDELDSPMTSIMIENPRGSPKTNWMRTGKGGRKVVRYELIREIWKDGE